One part of the Sphingobacterium sp. LZ7M1 genome encodes these proteins:
- a CDS encoding DUF1338 domain-containing protein, with the protein MHFDEKKPIDIVLNDLFEHYRANVSDVDKITKALLERGVVQSQADIVNDHIAFRTLGVPNLGIASFEKIFLSFGYKKMDYYYFEGKKLDAHWYAPPADHYPRIFVSQLRVSELSQAAQEIILKYTAPITSDPVDALDLNNGQQLADFLQKPLWDLPTSSEYETLLAESEYAAWVIYNRYYLNHYTISIHELKDGYNTLEEFNAFLESIGIKLNTSGGKIKTSGDNLLRQSSTVSALYDAKFADGKTLEIAGSYVEFAERSVLPQFKHLAKEEIKREHRRDGFETNNADKIFESTYTSQIKGS; encoded by the coding sequence ATGCATTTCGACGAAAAAAAGCCTATTGATATAGTGTTGAACGATTTGTTTGAACATTACCGAGCGAACGTTTCAGATGTTGATAAGATTACCAAGGCTCTTCTGGAGCGTGGAGTTGTACAATCGCAAGCTGACATCGTAAATGACCATATTGCATTCCGTACCTTAGGTGTTCCCAATCTAGGAATCGCCTCCTTCGAGAAGATTTTCCTTTCTTTCGGCTATAAAAAGATGGATTACTATTATTTTGAAGGCAAGAAACTTGACGCACATTGGTATGCACCTCCTGCTGACCATTATCCCCGAATATTTGTTTCCCAATTGCGAGTGTCTGAGTTGAGCCAAGCCGCCCAAGAGATTATCCTGAAATATACGGCTCCAATCACTTCTGATCCAGTGGATGCATTGGATCTGAACAATGGACAGCAATTGGCAGACTTCTTACAGAAGCCTTTATGGGATCTACCTACTTCCTCTGAATATGAAACCCTGCTCGCAGAAAGTGAATATGCGGCTTGGGTCATCTATAATCGCTATTACTTGAACCACTATACCATCTCTATCCATGAATTGAAAGATGGATATAATACCCTCGAAGAGTTCAATGCATTTTTAGAAAGCATTGGCATTAAATTGAACACTTCTGGTGGCAAGATCAAAACAAGTGGAGACAATCTTCTTAGACAGAGCAGTACGGTTTCGGCCTTGTATGATGCTAAATTTGCAGACGGTAAAACCTTGGAAATTGCAGGTAGTTATGTTGAATTTGCAGAACGCAGTGTATTGCCACAGTTTAAACATTTAGCAAAGGAAGAAATTAAGAGAGAGCATCGTCGTGACGGCTTCGAAACGAACAATGCCGATAAAATATTCGAAAGTACCTATACATCACAGATTAAAGGATCATAA
- the cdaA gene encoding diadenylate cyclase CdaA, with translation MDGLDFNLLSGFRLLDFIDILLVAIIIYYVYSLIKGTIAVNILIGVGLFYGIYLVVKQMEMRLLTEIFGGFISVGSIALIVVFQQEIRRFLLHIGKNISLRRKKFLWSIFGGKKSTHRENVEFIKPIVEACQNMSKSRTGALLVFSRYFDEEYYQTSGTMIDAPISKRLLESIFFKNSPLHDGAVIIVDNRIMTASSVLPLSDSEDLPPQFGLRHRAAIGVTEVSEAVAVIVSEETGEISFAKDGNINMNLTAEELEKILAEEL, from the coding sequence ATGGATGGTTTGGACTTCAATCTATTAAGTGGCTTCAGGCTACTGGATTTCATCGATATATTGCTCGTGGCAATTATCATCTACTATGTCTATAGCTTGATCAAAGGGACTATAGCCGTAAATATCTTGATTGGTGTGGGGTTGTTTTACGGTATATATCTAGTCGTAAAGCAGATGGAGATGCGCCTTTTGACTGAGATATTCGGCGGTTTTATCTCTGTAGGATCCATTGCCTTGATTGTCGTGTTCCAGCAGGAAATACGGCGTTTCCTTTTACATATCGGTAAAAATATCTCCCTAAGGCGTAAGAAGTTCTTGTGGTCCATCTTTGGAGGCAAGAAATCTACCCACCGTGAGAATGTTGAATTTATCAAACCTATCGTGGAGGCTTGCCAGAACATGTCAAAGTCTAGAACTGGTGCGCTATTGGTTTTTTCAAGATATTTTGATGAGGAATATTACCAGACCAGCGGTACGATGATCGATGCGCCGATTTCCAAAAGATTATTAGAGAGTATATTTTTCAAAAATTCCCCTTTACACGATGGTGCCGTTATTATTGTGGACAACAGGATCATGACTGCGAGCTCGGTACTTCCCCTGTCGGACAGTGAGGACCTACCGCCTCAGTTTGGATTGAGGCACCGCGCAGCAATCGGTGTGACCGAGGTGTCTGAAGCTGTGGCCGTTATCGTATCGGAAGAAACCGGAGAGATTTCCTTCGCGAAGGATGGAAATATCAATATGAACCTGACTGCCGAGGAGTTGGAGAAGATTTTAGCGGAAGAATTGTAG
- a CDS encoding pyridoxine 5'-phosphate synthase, which translates to MTKLSVNINKIATLRNARGGNVPNLLAAALACEKFGAQGITVHPRPDERHIRYQDVYDLKANISTEFNIEGNCREQKFIDLVLANNPAQVTLVPDEEGQITSNHGWDTIKHREYLSEMVKLFKDQGIRVSIFVDPVVELVEAAAETGTDRIELYTEAYATDFPNDPEKAIEPYVNAALAAQNVGLGLNAGHDLDLNNLQYFHQNIPGLLEVSIGHALISDALYLGLEETIKRYLACLK; encoded by the coding sequence ATGACTAAACTTTCAGTAAATATCAATAAAATCGCGACCCTGAGAAATGCCCGTGGTGGAAATGTTCCAAACCTTCTTGCCGCTGCCCTAGCTTGTGAGAAATTTGGCGCACAGGGAATTACCGTACACCCAAGACCCGACGAAAGACACATCCGCTACCAGGATGTTTATGACTTAAAGGCCAACATCAGTACCGAATTCAATATTGAAGGTAATTGCCGTGAGCAGAAATTTATTGACTTGGTCCTTGCGAATAACCCCGCTCAGGTGACCTTGGTTCCTGATGAAGAAGGACAGATTACTTCAAACCATGGCTGGGACACCATCAAGCACCGTGAATATCTTTCCGAAATGGTGAAGCTTTTCAAGGATCAGGGCATCCGTGTTTCTATCTTTGTCGATCCAGTAGTGGAATTGGTTGAAGCAGCAGCAGAAACCGGAACCGATCGGATTGAACTATATACCGAGGCCTATGCAACCGATTTTCCAAATGATCCTGAAAAAGCGATAGAGCCTTATGTTAATGCAGCTCTTGCGGCGCAAAATGTTGGATTGGGATTAAATGCAGGCCATGACCTTGACCTAAACAACCTACAATATTTCCATCAGAACATCCCTGGATTATTGGAGGTCAGTATTGGCCACGCCCTGATTTCCGATGCCCTTTACCTAGGTTTGGAAGAAACCATCAAGAGATACTTAGCCTGCCTAAAATAG